The Archangium primigenium genomic interval CGGCCGACGGGTCGCGAGGGCCTCGGTAGGGTGCCGTTCGTGGCCGGGACACCCCCGGTCCGTGGCACCCTTCCCCTCTCCAGGAGCCCTCCATGTTCTCGTCCGCCAAGACCCTCGTCCTCCCCATGCTCGCGCTCGCCCTGGGGGCCTGTGGGGGTGAAGCCCCCGAGGTGTCGGAGTCCGCCGCCGAGCCCACCGCCACCACGGCGCAGGGCCTCACCTCGGTGACGATCGGTCGCTACAACATCCCCTTCTACGTTCCGCCCCGGGTCGCGGGGGACGCCGACTTCGCCGGCCACGGCCCCGACATGGACATCGACTTCGAGATGGAGCTGCGCAACGGCGACACCGAGCTGTGGGTGGGCATGTACGTCTTCGGGCAGGAGGTGGGCGGCACCACCCGCGTCGAGGGCGGCGTGTGGCACAAGGTCTTCACCGCCCCCTCCGCCATCGTGTCCGTGGCGCCCCAGCCCGTGGTCGCCTCGGGGCCGGAGTTCCACCACGGCTTCAGGAACTACGGCCATGCCACCAAGACGTATCAGTTCCCCCAGCTCAACCCCGCCAGCCGTCTGGTGTGGCAGATCTCCTGCGTGGCGGACACGGACGGCAACGAGGCCGGCTCCAAGACGGGCTGCAGCTCCATCCTCCACGAGATGACCCTCACCTTCTGACGCCCCGTCACGCCGCCATCACGCGGGCCCCATACACCCCTCCCTCGCACCTGCTCGCGGAGGCGTACGTGGACGTGACATCGAGGATTCCGACACCCCCTGGCCTTGCCTGGACGGACACCGCTCCGCCGCCCCGGCCCCTGGAGCGCCTGGTCATCAAGGAGATTGGCCGGGTGCTCTTCGTGCCGGTGAGCGAGGTGGACTGGCTGGAGGCCGAGGACGACTACGTCCAGGTGCACGCGGGCCGGAGCACCTACCTGCTGCGCCAGTCGCTCCGGGTGCTGGAGAGCCGCCTGGATCCCCACCACTTTGTGCGCATCCACCGCTCCACCATCGTCAACGTGCAGCGCATCCACGAGATGCGGCCCCTCTTCCATGGCGAGTACCAGGTGCTGCTCCGGGACGGCACGGGCCTCAAGCTCAGCCGGGGCTACCGCGACCGGGCGAGGCACCTGCTGGACATGGCGTGAGCGGGAGTGCTGGCGTGTCGTGGCGCGCGGCAGCAAGCTTCGGGCATGAACCCGTCCCGCGCCCCCCGTCCTCCCGGTCCCCGCGCCCTGCCGATCATCGGCCACATGCTCGACTACACGCGCGACCCCCTGGGCTTCATCGAGTCCTGCCCCAGGGACCATGGCGACGTGGTGTGCGTGAACATGCTGGGCAACCGCGTCTACGTGCTCCAGCGCCCCGAGCACATCGAGCACGTCCTGGTCACCCGCCACCGCAAGTACGCCAAGGACGCCTTCCAGCGCGAGGTGATGGGCGGCCGGCTGCTCGGCCGGGGCCTGCTCACCAACGACGGTGAGCCCTGGCTGCGCCAGCGGCGGCTCATGCAGCCCGCCTTCCACCGCCAGCGCCTGGCCGCCTATGGGCGCATCATGACCACGCACGCGCGGCGCCAGGTCGGCCTCTGGCGCGACGGCGAGGTGCGTGACGTCAACGCGGACATGATGGAGCTGACGCTCGCCATCGTCATCCAGAGCCTGTTCGGCCTGTCCCTGGACGACGGGGCCGACACCGTGGGTCCCGCGCTGGCGCGGATCATGGAGCACTTCGCCCGGCTGCAGGCGCTCATCTTCCCCGAGTGGCTGCCCACCCCGGAGAACCTCGGCTACCGGGCGGCGATCGATCAACTGGACACGCTGGTGGCGGGCCTCATCCGGCGGCGGCGCGAGGCGGGCGGCGAGACGGACGACCTGCTGTCCATGTTGCTCAACGCCCAGGACGAGAACGGCCAGGGCATGAGCGATCAGCAGCTGCGCGACGAGGTGTTGACGCTGATGCTCGCCGGACACGAGACGACGTCCATCAACCTGGCCTTCTGCTTCTACCTGCTGGCGCGCCACCCGGAGGCCGAGGCCGCGCTGCACGCGGAGCTGGAATCGGTGCTCGGGGGACGGGCGCCGGCGCTGGAGGACCTGGCCGCCCTGCCCTTCACCGAGGCCGTGGTGAAGGAGGCCCTGCGGCTCTACCCGCCCGCGTGGTCCATCGGCCGCGAGGCGCTGGAGGCGGACGAGCTGGACGGCTGGCCCATCGCCAAGGGCTCGGTGATGATGATGAACCCGTGGACGGTGCACCGCGATGCGCGCCTGTACGAGGAGCCGCTCGCCTTCCGGCCCCAGCGCTGGCGCGACGGCCTGGAGCAGCGCCTGCCGCGCTTCGCGTGGTTCCCCTTCGGCGGCGGCCCCCGGCTGTGCATCGGCATGAGCTTCGCGCTGATGGAGGCCCGGCTGGTGCTGGCCACGCTCGCCCAGCGCTTCCGCTTCGAGCGCGCGCCGGACGACGCGGTGGAGCTGCTGCCCTCCATCACCCTGCGGCCCCGCCACGGGGTGAAGGTCCGGGTGCGCGCCCGGGAGTGAGCGCCTCAGGGCCGCACGAAGCGCACGAGCTGGTAGCCCCAGCCCCCCGGCCCGAAGCCCTGGACGTTCTGCAACTGGAGCACCAGCAGGCCCGAGGGCAGCTCGTCGTACACGTCGGCGCGCACGTTCTCGTTGGGATCCAGCCGGGGGTACTGGAGCACGTCCAGCCACTCCACCCCGTCCAGGCTCGCCCAGACGTGGGCCTGGGTCTCGGCGGGATCATACGCATCCCCCAGGGGCTCCCGGGCGATGCCCGCCACGAAGCCGCCCGCGCGCACCGCGTACGTGGAGTAGGCCGCGCCCGAGAGCGCCTCCAACTGGACGTAGGTGCCATCCGGCGCGAGCTGGACGATGTAGGGCCGACCCGGCAGCCAGTTGATGTCCTGGGCATAGAGCAGCGAGCCATCGGGGAGCACCGCGCTGGTGACGACGAGTCCGTTCTGCCCGGAGATGACGCGCTTCCACGCGCTGCCCGCCTGGGTGGAGCGGAGGATCGCCGACTGCTGGATGTTGTCGCCGAAGAAGGCCCAGAGCGCGTGGTGCGCCGGGTCCGCGGCCAGCCCGTGGCCGTGCCGGTGGCCCTCGAAGGTCTGCTTCACCCGCCAGGTGCGGCCCCGGTTGCCGCTCGCGTACAGGCGGATGGGGGCGTTCTGGGCGGTGAAGGCCTGGTACTCGAGGAGGTACACGGTGCCGTCGAGCTCCGCGATGTTGCGCGAGGTGAGCAGGCGGTAGTTGCCCAGCGAGAGCACCTCGGTCCACGTGGCGCCGCCGTCACTGGAGCGGGCGAGATAGTGGGCGCCCGAGCGCTCCGTGTCGGCCAGCAGCGTGCCGTCCGCGAGCACGGTGACGACGTGGAAGGAGCCCCCGAGCGGCGTGCGGCCCTTGTAGCTCCACGTCCGCGCCCCGTCCGTGCTCACGTAGAGGTTGCGGCTGGAGTCATCCAGCTTCAGGGCGTACGCCGTGCCCGAGGGCGCCACGGCCAGGAAGCGGTGGGTGGTGTTGGTGTGGACCACTTCCAGGCCCGGGGCCTGCTGGGCGAGGGCCCCCGAGGAGAGCAACAGCGTCGAGAGCAACAGACAGGAGAGCAGCAGCGCGGCGGGCGCGCGGACGCGGGGAAGCATGGAAGGCCTCGTTTCTCCGAAAGGACTCGCGTCGGGGAAACACCGGCGCGAAAGCCCGAATTTCGGGAGGCCATACGACGGGTGCGAGTGGCTCAGGGTCCATAGAGCACGTCCGACCGGAGGACGTACTTGGTGCCCGACGTGAGCGCGCTGCCCTCGTGCCAGGTCTCGTGCACGAACAGCAGCGCCGAGCCCTGGCGGGGCGCGACGGCGAAGGTCTTGAAGGTCGTCTCGCCGCCCGCGCAGTCGTCGTTGAGGTAGAGCAGGAACGTCAGGCGGCTCTCCAGGCCGTCCTCCTGGAGCCGGCCGTCCTTGTGCATTCGGAAGCGCTGGCCGGGCACGTAGCGGTAGAAGCGGAACCACGAGGACAGGGCGCGCGCCCGGTGCCCCTCCACCTCCGGCAGGCCCAGGCCCTCGAGCTGGCGCCAGAAGCGCGCGGCCCACGCCGGCTCGCGCAGCTCCAGCCGATCGTTGTTGCGGATGTGGCTCAGGGCTTGCGGCCCGGACGCGGTCCGCACCGCCGCGGCGGAGAACCCCCGCGCCTCCGCGAGTGAGATCAACTCCGCGCAGGCGTCCGCCGACAGGAAGCCCTCCAGGGTGAAGACGCCCTCGGCGAGGGGCTGTTTCTCGATCATGGTCGGTCCCTGTCCCACGCGGGTGTTGGGTTGCGGCGGGTTGTCAGCACGAAAGCCAATCTAAACATGTAATTCGAAGGGAATGACGCAATGCATTTCAAGACACACCCCCTTTGGAGACCAAACGCCCTGTGTAAAGTGGACAGTCCCTCGGTCGAAAGGGCAGTCCCCCATGAAGCGTCGCGCCGCGCGGTCCCCGTGGTTCGTTTCCCGCCCGCAGCTCACCCTCCCCACCGTGCTGTTGCTGGCCACGTCCGCCTGCGGCCCCTCGGCGGAGACCGCGTCTGAGCAGGCCGAGGTGTCGGCCAGCGCGCTGCGCACGGAGGAAGGCGCGATGCCGGTGCCGGTGCCCACGGGCGAGCTCGAGATCCCCGAGCAGGCGCTCGCGCAGACCACGGTGGTGCTCGAGCCCGTGGCGGACACGTTCGTGCGCGCCGACTCCCCCACCCTCAACTTCGGCACGACGA includes:
- a CDS encoding cytochrome P450; translated protein: MNPSRAPRPPGPRALPIIGHMLDYTRDPLGFIESCPRDHGDVVCVNMLGNRVYVLQRPEHIEHVLVTRHRKYAKDAFQREVMGGRLLGRGLLTNDGEPWLRQRRLMQPAFHRQRLAAYGRIMTTHARRQVGLWRDGEVRDVNADMMELTLAIVIQSLFGLSLDDGADTVGPALARIMEHFARLQALIFPEWLPTPENLGYRAAIDQLDTLVAGLIRRRREAGGETDDLLSMLLNAQDENGQGMSDQQLRDEVLTLMLAGHETTSINLAFCFYLLARHPEAEAALHAELESVLGGRAPALEDLAALPFTEAVVKEALRLYPPAWSIGREALEADELDGWPIAKGSVMMMNPWTVHRDARLYEEPLAFRPQRWRDGLEQRLPRFAWFPFGGGPRLCIGMSFALMEARLVLATLAQRFRFERAPDDAVELLPSITLRPRHGVKVRVRARE
- a CDS encoding prolyl hydroxylase family protein, translating into MIEKQPLAEGVFTLEGFLSADACAELISLAEARGFSAAAVRTASGPQALSHIRNNDRLELREPAWAARFWRQLEGLGLPEVEGHRARALSSWFRFYRYVPGQRFRMHKDGRLQEDGLESRLTFLLYLNDDCAGGETTFKTFAVAPRQGSALLFVHETWHEGSALTSGTKYVLRSDVLYGP
- a CDS encoding WD40/YVTN/BNR-like repeat-containing protein; this encodes MLPRVRAPAALLLSCLLLSTLLLSSGALAQQAPGLEVVHTNTTHRFLAVAPSGTAYALKLDDSSRNLYVSTDGARTWSYKGRTPLGGSFHVVTVLADGTLLADTERSGAHYLARSSDGGATWTEVLSLGNYRLLTSRNIAELDGTVYLLEYQAFTAQNAPIRLYASGNRGRTWRVKQTFEGHRHGHGLAADPAHHALWAFFGDNIQQSAILRSTQAGSAWKRVISGQNGLVVTSAVLPDGSLLYAQDINWLPGRPYIVQLAPDGTYVQLEALSGAAYSTYAVRAGGFVAGIAREPLGDAYDPAETQAHVWASLDGVEWLDVLQYPRLDPNENVRADVYDELPSGLLVLQLQNVQGFGPGGWGYQLVRFVRP
- a CDS encoding LytTR family transcriptional regulator DNA-binding domain-containing protein; translated protein: MDVTSRIPTPPGLAWTDTAPPPRPLERLVIKEIGRVLFVPVSEVDWLEAEDDYVQVHAGRSTYLLRQSLRVLESRLDPHHFVRIHRSTIVNVQRIHEMRPLFHGEYQVLLRDGTGLKLSRGYRDRARHLLDMA